From the genome of Nitrosomonas sp., one region includes:
- a CDS encoding DUF4381 domain-containing protein, whose product MIEDPLAALRPLHAPSPVSWWPPAPGWWIAGVLAVIFIVLIYRYKKRIAPQRAALDELKLLKKNMDNIAQPVAIVNQLLKRYAMACWSVNEVASLTGESWLAFLDVNGGNGKFSAGPGQLLLTDSYNNERADSEALNELIVLVNQWIKINTPQKKTDV is encoded by the coding sequence ATGATAGAAGATCCGCTTGCAGCACTGCGACCATTACATGCGCCTTCACCCGTCAGCTGGTGGCCGCCCGCGCCGGGGTGGTGGATTGCAGGTGTACTTGCGGTTATTTTTATCGTGCTGATTTACAGATACAAGAAACGCATTGCGCCGCAGCGCGCCGCGTTAGATGAACTCAAACTGTTGAAAAAAAATATGGACAATATTGCGCAGCCTGTCGCTATTGTGAATCAGTTGCTGAAACGGTATGCAATGGCCTGTTGGTCTGTGAACGAAGTCGCGTCGCTTACCGGAGAATCCTGGCTGGCATTTCTGGATGTTAACGGTGGCAACGGGAAATTTTCCGCTGGACCGGGGCAGTTATTATTGACCGATTCGTATAACAATGAACGTGCAGATTCAGAAGCACTGAATGAATTGATTGTGCTCGTTAACCAGTGGATTAAAATCAATACCCCACAAAAAAAGACAGATGTTTGA
- a CDS encoding VWA domain-containing protein — protein sequence MSEFHFLRPLWFLALIPAVWLLITLWRKQSAGAAWQAVFDQPLLSGLWLESPGRSARLPFVLLAVGWLLAIIILAGPVWERQPEPVWQSQMSRVVILDLSPTMDARDLTPSRLERARFKIMDILERSREGRTGLVVFAGEPHIVTPLTEDNDTIKNLITALSTDIMPAKGDFAAPALQMAGDLLDLKGIRHGELLLITDGIEDPAAALAQARKLRERGYSLSILGVGTALGGAIMHDGVTEVIRFNAAPLQELARAGGGAYSQLTTDDQDLNRLLPEISATGDFGQMESGAGGIERWVEYGVWVLPLVVLLAAVSFRRGWLLGFAVLLISPPPAYAFSWQDLWMRADQQAQKHLQQGDPQTAAQQFLDPNWRGMALYEAGDYAAAAQAFAESDDMEARYNQGNALARAGDLQQAIDAYRDVLEQNPAHDDAKANLELLEKLLQDQQQDGESQQQNGDGEQDEKGEDGTESGDDRNEENGSEGDSEQNDMTQPEDQAQNDKRDKNDESDEQHAEDTQAEPQPNDAQHDEQLDEQQDARLNAPTPEDAPEIHDTLPTEEDIALEQWLRQIPEDPSGLLRRKFMLEHVQRRQQ from the coding sequence ATGAGTGAATTTCATTTTTTACGTCCATTATGGTTTCTGGCGTTGATACCGGCGGTATGGCTGCTGATCACACTTTGGCGTAAGCAGTCCGCAGGCGCGGCATGGCAGGCTGTCTTTGACCAGCCGTTATTGTCCGGCCTATGGCTGGAATCGCCCGGAAGATCGGCGCGCCTGCCTTTCGTTTTGCTTGCCGTAGGCTGGCTGCTGGCCATTATTATTCTGGCCGGACCGGTATGGGAACGTCAGCCGGAGCCAGTCTGGCAATCGCAAATGTCGCGGGTAGTCATCCTTGATTTGTCGCCAACCATGGATGCCCGCGATTTGACGCCATCGCGCCTGGAACGCGCGCGTTTCAAGATCATGGACATCCTGGAACGGTCGAGAGAAGGGCGCACCGGATTAGTCGTTTTTGCAGGCGAACCGCATATTGTCACGCCGTTAACCGAAGATAATGACACGATTAAAAATCTGATTACCGCACTGAGTACGGATATCATGCCTGCAAAAGGCGATTTTGCAGCGCCTGCATTACAAATGGCCGGCGATCTGCTGGACTTGAAAGGGATCAGGCATGGCGAGTTATTGCTGATTACCGACGGCATCGAAGATCCAGCCGCGGCGCTGGCCCAAGCGCGAAAATTGCGTGAACGGGGTTATTCGCTTTCCATATTGGGCGTCGGCACGGCGCTGGGCGGCGCGATCATGCACGACGGCGTTACCGAAGTCATCCGTTTTAATGCGGCACCGCTACAGGAACTTGCACGTGCCGGGGGTGGTGCATACAGTCAACTGACAACCGATGACCAGGACTTGAACCGGCTTTTGCCCGAAATTTCCGCCACCGGTGATTTCGGTCAAATGGAAAGCGGTGCAGGCGGCATTGAACGCTGGGTGGAATATGGCGTTTGGGTTTTGCCGTTGGTCGTATTGCTTGCCGCCGTATCGTTCCGCCGTGGCTGGTTGCTGGGATTTGCGGTTTTATTGATATCCCCGCCGCCGGCATATGCGTTTAGCTGGCAGGATTTATGGATGCGCGCGGACCAGCAGGCGCAAAAGCATTTGCAGCAAGGCGACCCGCAAACCGCCGCACAACAGTTTCTCGATCCCAACTGGCGCGGTATGGCATTGTATGAAGCCGGAGATTATGCCGCTGCGGCACAGGCGTTTGCCGAATCGGACGATATGGAAGCCAGATATAACCAGGGCAATGCGCTCGCCCGGGCAGGGGATCTGCAACAGGCAATCGATGCGTATCGTGACGTGCTGGAACAAAATCCTGCGCATGACGACGCCAAAGCCAACCTCGAATTGCTGGAAAAACTGCTGCAAGACCAGCAGCAGGATGGCGAATCGCAGCAGCAAAATGGTGATGGCGAGCAGGACGAAAAAGGAGAGGATGGGACAGAAAGCGGCGATGACCGAAATGAAGAAAATGGTTCGGAAGGCGATTCGGAACAAAACGATATGACGCAGCCTGAAGACCAAGCGCAAAACGACAAGCGCGACAAAAACGACGAAAGTGATGAACAACATGCCGAGGACACCCAGGCCGAACCGCAACCCAATGATGCGCAGCACGATGAACAACTGGACGAACAACAGGACGCGCGGCTGAATGCACCGACCCCAGAGGATGCGCCAGAAATACATGACACGCTGCCGACCGAGGAAGACATTGCACTGGAACAATGGCTGCGGCAGATTCCCGAAGACCCTTCCGGCCTGTTGCGCCGCAAATTCATGCTCGAACATGTGCAACGAAGACAACAATAG
- a CDS encoding VWA domain-containing protein: MFEFAWPWMFACLVLPWMFWRFLPPVTGINQGVLFAPFINAYQEKTTTIISRFQLRSMRTWGLFVCWFLLVAAAARPQWLGEEAELPETGRNLILAVDVSGSMEIADMGDGRTNRMEVVKQVAGDFIRRREGDRIGLILFGSEAYLQTPLTFDHNTVASLLQDTVIGIAGRETAIGDAIGMALKHMRHLKHLQDDHEEAVLVLLTDGANNAGHVQPRKAAELAAQQGLRIYTIGVGGEAREMQSFFGMRMVNPASDLDEETLKMIADLTGGQYFRATDRDTLQSIYGQLDELEPTLKGSRVVRPTTELFIWPLGLGLIISFMLAVRWWRTG, from the coding sequence ATGTTTGAGTTTGCCTGGCCCTGGATGTTTGCGTGTCTGGTTTTACCGTGGATGTTTTGGCGTTTCTTGCCGCCGGTGACGGGGATAAATCAGGGTGTATTGTTTGCGCCGTTCATCAATGCCTATCAGGAAAAAACCACCACGATAATCAGCCGTTTTCAGTTGCGGTCCATGCGTACATGGGGTTTATTCGTATGCTGGTTTTTGCTGGTTGCCGCTGCGGCCAGGCCGCAATGGTTAGGCGAAGAAGCCGAATTGCCCGAAACGGGCCGTAATCTGATTCTGGCCGTCGATGTTTCCGGCAGCATGGAAATTGCCGATATGGGCGACGGGCGCACAAACCGGATGGAAGTGGTCAAACAGGTGGCCGGTGACTTTATCCGCCGCCGCGAAGGCGATCGCATCGGACTGATTTTGTTCGGCAGCGAAGCGTATTTACAGACGCCATTGACGTTTGACCACAATACCGTGGCCAGCCTGCTGCAGGATACTGTGATCGGTATTGCAGGCCGTGAAACAGCGATCGGTGATGCCATTGGTATGGCGCTAAAGCATATGCGGCATTTGAAACATTTGCAGGATGACCATGAAGAAGCGGTGCTGGTGCTGCTCACTGACGGCGCCAATAACGCGGGTCATGTCCAGCCGCGCAAAGCTGCGGAACTTGCCGCACAACAGGGGTTGCGGATTTATACCATCGGTGTCGGCGGTGAAGCGAGAGAAATGCAAAGTTTTTTCGGCATGCGTATGGTCAATCCGGCTTCCGATCTTGATGAGGAAACTTTAAAAATGATTGCTGACCTGACCGGCGGGCAATATTTCCGCGCAACAGACCGCGATACGCTGCAATCCATTTACGGTCAGCTGGATGAACTGGAGCCCACGTTAAAAGGCAGCCGCGTGGTGCGTCCGACAACTGAGCTGTTCATCTGGCCGCTGGGTCTTGGACTGATAATCAGTTTCATGCTTGCGGTGCGCTGGTGGCGGACGGGGTAA
- a CDS encoding ISNCY family transposase, translating into MKRTEWLQETRKMRFEEAYGNYKSGSITQDEAAKLLGVCDRTFRRYMNKYDEGGLDALLDKRLTQASHRCAPVDEVMRLTEQYRNRYSGWNARHFHAWYCKDGGTRSYTWVKSRLQEAGLIKRTSKRGAHRKRRERSPLTGMMIHQDGSTHEWVANQKWDLIVTMDDATSEHYSMFFVQEEGTASSFRGVQAVIEKQGLFCSFYSDRGSHYWHTPEAGGKVDKHNLTQFGQAMKRLGIEMIAAYSPQARGRSERMFRTHQERLPKELALAGIADMETANRYLQEVYMPAFNDEFKQPAAVDGSAFVPWIGGEIEDFLCERHERVVGHDNCVSFNNLKLQIPANQHRCHYVKAKVTVLRYPDGKLAILHGPRKIAQYDKAGQEIKHDEKLLRKSAATASQ; encoded by the coding sequence ATGAAACGGACAGAATGGCTACAGGAGACACGGAAGATGAGATTTGAGGAAGCCTATGGGAATTATAAAAGTGGGAGTATCACGCAAGACGAAGCAGCAAAGCTGCTTGGTGTATGTGATCGCACATTTCGGCGCTACATGAACAAATACGACGAAGGTGGTCTGGATGCGTTATTGGACAAGCGGCTGACCCAGGCATCGCACCGCTGTGCGCCAGTGGATGAAGTGATGCGTTTAACGGAACAGTATCGCAACCGTTATTCTGGCTGGAATGCCAGGCATTTTCATGCATGGTATTGCAAGGACGGTGGCACACGCAGTTATACGTGGGTTAAGAGCCGGTTACAAGAAGCTGGGTTGATCAAACGTACATCAAAGCGTGGCGCGCATCGAAAACGTCGTGAACGCTCACCACTGACCGGAATGATGATTCATCAGGATGGCAGCACCCATGAATGGGTAGCCAATCAGAAATGGGATTTAATCGTCACTATGGACGATGCAACCAGTGAACATTACTCGATGTTTTTTGTTCAGGAAGAAGGCACTGCCAGCAGCTTCAGAGGCGTTCAGGCGGTGATAGAGAAGCAAGGATTGTTCTGTTCCTTTTATTCAGACCGAGGCAGTCACTACTGGCATACACCAGAGGCTGGTGGCAAAGTAGACAAACATAATCTTACGCAGTTTGGACAAGCCATGAAGCGGCTCGGAATTGAAATGATCGCGGCCTACTCGCCACAGGCGCGTGGACGCAGTGAGCGCATGTTCCGCACCCATCAAGAACGTTTACCCAAGGAACTGGCGCTGGCAGGCATCGCCGACATGGAAACGGCAAACCGTTATCTGCAGGAAGTCTATATGCCTGCTTTTAACGATGAATTCAAGCAGCCTGCTGCGGTAGATGGATCAGCATTTGTACCCTGGATCGGTGGAGAAATTGAGGATTTCCTGTGCGAGCGTCATGAGCGTGTCGTGGGTCATGACAATTGCGTCAGCTTCAACAACTTGAAGCTGCAAATTCCTGCCAATCAACATCGGTGTCATTACGTGAAGGCCAAGGTGACAGTACTGCGCTATCCCGACGGCAAGTTAGCGATCTTGCATGGGCCGCGGAAAATTGCCCAGTACGATAAAGCAGGCCAGGAAATAAAACATGATGAAAAGCTGTTGCGTAAATCCGCCGCCACAGCTTCGCAATGA
- a CDS encoding DUF58 domain-containing protein: MSEGTALELNALIRLRATARGLELGARRRVLSAQAGGYLSVYHGRGMEFDEVRAYQPGDDARTIDWRVTARRGRPHTKLFREERERPVMFLVDLHPGMYFGSRTQYKSVLAGRLSALLGWAAVRAGDRVGGIIQAAGQHREIQPAARDSGLLPLLQAMIQLQPAEPGNIVSGRMDRALARMARIALPGSMIIILSDFRELGDNAEKYLSAMGQHNDVIAALLYDPLEASPPPAGFYRLGVNQKRVSVDTSNASVIDHWQTQFQLHREKIRGLCLRHAIHMLEIATNDPMVPVLRAGLTRHKKGI, from the coding sequence ATGAGCGAAGGCACCGCGCTGGAATTAAACGCCTTGATCCGGTTGCGTGCAACAGCGCGCGGCTTGGAACTCGGCGCGCGCAGGCGCGTATTGTCGGCGCAGGCGGGCGGTTATCTTTCGGTGTACCATGGCCGCGGGATGGAGTTCGATGAAGTGCGCGCGTATCAACCTGGCGATGATGCGCGAACAATTGACTGGCGCGTAACCGCGCGACGCGGACGTCCGCATACCAAGCTTTTTCGTGAAGAACGCGAGCGCCCGGTAATGTTTCTGGTCGATTTGCATCCGGGCATGTATTTTGGCAGCCGCACGCAATATAAATCTGTTCTGGCGGGCCGTTTGAGCGCTTTACTGGGGTGGGCGGCCGTGCGTGCGGGTGATCGTGTCGGCGGCATAATCCAGGCGGCAGGCCAGCACCGCGAAATACAACCGGCGGCGCGTGATTCCGGATTGCTCCCCCTGCTGCAGGCAATGATACAATTACAACCGGCTGAACCGGGCAATATCGTATCCGGCCGCATGGATCGTGCACTTGCACGCATGGCCCGGATTGCGCTTCCGGGCAGTATGATCATCATCCTCAGCGATTTCAGAGAACTGGGCGATAATGCTGAAAAATATCTGAGCGCCATGGGGCAGCATAATGATGTGATTGCTGCATTGCTTTATGACCCGCTGGAGGCATCACCGCCACCGGCAGGCTTTTATCGTCTTGGCGTCAATCAGAAACGCGTGTCTGTGGACACGAGCAATGCGTCGGTCATTGATCATTGGCAAACGCAATTTCAGTTGCATCGCGAGAAAATACGCGGCTTGTGCCTGCGTCATGCGATTCATATGTTGGAAATCGCCACCAATGATCCGATGGTGCCCGTATTGCGCGCCGGCTTGACCCGGCATAAAAAAGGGATCTAG
- a CDS encoding BatD family protein translates to MNRKHIILVITVLLGYLSMFAPPAFAALTAQLDRDRISEGETVRLTIEAEGRVSSMPDTHPLNQDFDVTGTMSGSRVNIVNGKMDSRTTWTISLIPKRSGALTIPPLNINGEYTPELTLQVADASVSTDPDRAAPIFLETEVDKTDPYVQGMVRYTQRVFFAVNLAQGTLSEPEHENALVHKLGDDREYLAQPNGRSYNVIEREFAVFPQNSGKLVIPAPVLNAQIPDQTQRHDPFFDRFFSNTRPVRLRGETITLDVRPRPSQSKSPYWLPAQAVELHETWQPEDNQINFGDPVTRTITIKALGVTGEQLPELKLKDPEGFKLYPDRAQSNTQNLPNTVQGEKTLRLAYMPTQPGKYTLPAFTLHWWNTVTDSEQVATLPERTLEVLPAAGQQQNPAAAFNDFAFEFGETTAQHAGQHTAQGMPANPLLQSDCAATSSTLNHSGWFWASLLFAALWLITLGLWWNNRRHRVIQVGDEKKVSGQESGNSRKARKLFLAACKDNNPQQARHFLLKWAACHWPESPPKGLEELSMRLNNPAISAALTHLDRVLYQDDPESWDGQELAKLIAELPRTDYASNSNKTKSALPGLYS, encoded by the coding sequence ATGAATAGAAAACACATTATCTTGGTCATTACAGTTTTGCTGGGTTATTTGAGTATGTTTGCGCCGCCTGCTTTTGCCGCACTGACCGCGCAGCTTGATCGTGATCGCATCAGCGAGGGTGAAACCGTGCGGTTGACCATCGAAGCCGAAGGGCGGGTTTCATCCATGCCGGATACCCATCCATTGAACCAGGATTTTGACGTCACCGGAACCATGAGCGGCAGCCGCGTCAATATCGTCAATGGCAAAATGGATTCGCGCACTACCTGGACGATTTCGTTGATTCCCAAACGCAGCGGCGCATTGACCATCCCGCCACTCAATATCAATGGCGAATATACGCCTGAACTGACGCTGCAGGTTGCCGACGCATCCGTCAGCACAGACCCCGATAGGGCCGCGCCGATTTTCCTGGAAACGGAAGTCGATAAAACCGATCCGTATGTACAGGGCATGGTGCGTTACACACAACGGGTGTTTTTTGCCGTCAATCTGGCGCAGGGAACCCTGAGTGAACCCGAACATGAAAATGCGCTGGTGCATAAGCTCGGAGATGACCGTGAATACCTGGCGCAACCCAATGGCCGGTCTTACAACGTGATTGAACGGGAATTTGCCGTTTTTCCGCAGAACAGCGGCAAACTGGTGATTCCCGCGCCGGTATTGAACGCACAAATCCCGGATCAGACGCAGCGGCACGATCCTTTTTTTGACCGCTTTTTTTCCAACACCCGGCCTGTCCGGTTACGCGGTGAAACGATTACGCTGGATGTGCGGCCACGGCCGAGTCAAAGTAAATCGCCTTACTGGCTGCCTGCACAAGCGGTTGAACTGCATGAAACCTGGCAGCCCGAAGACAATCAAATCAATTTTGGCGACCCGGTTACCCGTACCATCACCATCAAAGCCTTGGGCGTGACGGGTGAACAACTGCCGGAACTGAAACTGAAGGATCCCGAGGGTTTCAAACTCTATCCCGACCGCGCGCAATCGAACACGCAAAACCTGCCGAATACTGTCCAGGGGGAAAAAACACTGCGACTGGCGTACATGCCCACGCAACCGGGCAAATACACGCTGCCGGCTTTTACCTTGCACTGGTGGAATACCGTCACTGACAGCGAACAGGTCGCCACACTGCCGGAGCGCACCCTGGAAGTGCTTCCTGCTGCCGGACAGCAGCAAAACCCTGCAGCAGCATTCAATGATTTTGCGTTTGAATTCGGTGAAACAACCGCACAACACGCTGGACAACACACTGCACAAGGAATGCCGGCAAACCCGCTGCTGCAAAGTGATTGCGCTGCAACGTCTTCAACTCTCAATCATTCCGGCTGGTTCTGGGCAAGCCTGTTGTTTGCCGCCTTGTGGCTGATTACCCTGGGGCTCTGGTGGAACAACAGACGCCATCGCGTGATTCAGGTGGGTGACGAGAAAAAAGTATCCGGCCAGGAATCCGGGAACAGCCGCAAAGCCAGAAAACTCTTTTTAGCCGCCTGCAAGGACAACAACCCCCAACAAGCGCGCCATTTTCTGCTCAAATGGGCGGCATGCCACTGGCCGGAGTCTCCACCCAAAGGACTTGAAGAGCTCTCGATGCGTCTGAATAATCCGGCTATCAGTGCGGCGTTAACACATTTGGATAGGGTGTTGTATCAGGATGATCCGGAAAGCTGGGACGGGCAGGAACTGGCGAAACTGATTGCTGAATTGCCTAGAACTGATTATGCGTCTAATAGTAATAAAACCAAAAGTGCTTTGCCTGGGTTGTATTCCTGA
- a CDS encoding AAA family ATPase: protein MTNNKICRQAFTQLYHDIEQQIVGQQALVQRLLLTLLCDGHLLLEGAPGLAKTRAIKSLASGLEADFHRIQFTPDLLPADLTGSDVFHPETGSFTFNKGPLFHNVILADEINRAPAKVQSALLEAMEERQITVGAASYPLPPLFMVMATQNPIEQEGTYPLPEAQLDRFLLHVRVDYPDKNASRRILQLVRHETLCSLDRKAPYSLSKLTQEQVFTARREIMQLHLAEAVEEYIVEIIETTRNPAQYGQELSSWIRWGASPRGAIAIERAARATAWLAERDFVTPEDVQKVAADALRHRILLNYEAEAEGITSQQCIDQILVNVPSP, encoded by the coding sequence ATGACAAATAATAAGATTTGCAGACAAGCATTTACGCAGCTTTACCATGATATCGAGCAACAGATTGTCGGTCAGCAGGCATTGGTGCAGCGCCTTTTGCTGACATTGTTATGCGATGGCCATTTGTTGCTGGAAGGTGCGCCTGGTTTGGCCAAGACGCGCGCGATCAAGTCTCTGGCGAGTGGTCTGGAAGCCGATTTTCATCGTATACAATTTACGCCCGATTTGTTGCCAGCGGATTTAACCGGCAGCGACGTTTTTCATCCGGAAACCGGCAGTTTCACCTTTAATAAAGGGCCACTGTTTCATAATGTGATACTCGCCGATGAAATCAACCGTGCGCCTGCCAAGGTGCAGTCTGCTTTGCTCGAAGCGATGGAAGAGCGGCAGATTACAGTCGGTGCAGCCAGTTATCCATTGCCGCCGTTATTTATGGTCATGGCTACGCAAAACCCGATTGAGCAGGAAGGCACTTACCCGTTGCCTGAAGCGCAGCTGGACCGTTTTCTGTTGCATGTGCGCGTGGATTATCCGGATAAAAACGCCAGCCGTAGGATCCTGCAACTGGTGCGTCATGAGACCCTGTGTTCGCTGGATCGTAAAGCGCCTTATTCGCTCAGTAAATTGACACAGGAACAAGTTTTCACGGCCCGGCGTGAAATCATGCAGTTGCATCTGGCCGAAGCGGTTGAGGAATATATCGTTGAAATCATCGAAACAACCCGCAATCCCGCGCAATATGGGCAAGAGTTGTCCAGCTGGATTCGGTGGGGTGCGAGTCCGCGCGGCGCCATTGCCATTGAACGTGCTGCGCGCGCCACGGCTTGGCTGGCTGAGCGGGATTTTGTGACGCCTGAAGACGTGCAAAAAGTCGCAGCGGATGCATTGCGGCACAGAATTTTGTTGAATTATGAAGCAGAAGCGGAAGGCATCACTTCCCAGCAGTGTATTGACCAGATTTTAGTCAACGTACCGTCGCCATGA